The DNA window GCGCTGGGACCGCTGATTGCCGGGGTCATAATCCGGGCCCTGATCCGCCTGCTCCTGCGCGTGTGACGCTGTGGACAACCATCAGTGACCACTGTGGAAACCCGTTATAACGTCGCCCTAGTTCCGTCGTGGCGCCAGCTCAACGCCATTTTAGAGGCCGGATTTTCTCCCACCCTGCTTGCGAAAGCCCAATAAAAAAATTTTTCCAAAATGGCATTCTTCTGTTGACACGAGCGGAGCGTCATTTTATTTACTGCGCCACGATGGGTGGTGGTGGTGAGGAAGTGGTTGTCTTGAGTGGAGGGAGCACAGTGTTCGTGCAGTTCATGCTTCTCCAGAAGTTCGAAGGAGGTTGCTATGCCAGCTAAGAAGGCTCCGGCTAAAGCTAAGAAAAAGGCTCCGGCTAAGAAGAAAGCGGCGCCCAAAAAGAAGAAGAAGTAGTTCCGGTTCTTTATCAGCGAGGCCAATAAGGCCAGAAGTTTACCTCCCGTCCCTCAAGGCAGAGCCGCAAGGCTCAGTGAAGAGGCCTTCCCCTCCCGGAAGGCCTCTTCATTTTATGCCGGGATCGCGGCCGACCCCGATCCCGATTGGTTCAAGCCGAACTACGGTTCGGCGTTCGGCAGCGTGAAGTAGACGGTCGCGCCTTGCTCGACGGCGCCTTCCGCCCAGATGCGACCGCCGTGGCGATGGATTATCCGCGCCACCGTCGCCAGGCCGATCCCGGTGCCCTCGAACTCGCTGCCGTGCAAGCGCTGGAACGCAACGAAGAGCTTGTCGGCATAGTGCATGTCGAAGCCCGCGCCGTCGTCGCGCACGAAATACACGGCCCCACCGTCCTCCCAGCGCACCCCGAATTCGATCCGGGCCGTCGGATGCTTGCTACTGTACTTCCAGGCATTGCCAAGCAGGTTCTCCAGGGCAACCCGTAACAGCCGCGCATCGCCGCGCACTTCGACGTCATCCGCAATCGCGAACGTAACCCGCCGCTCGGGATCGGAACGCTGCAACTCTCCGGCGATCCAGTGCGCCAGCCGTCCCAACTCCACGCGGGTGAGATCCAGATGGCGGTGCGACACTCGCGCCAGGGTCAGCAGGTCGTCGATCAACTGCCCCATCCGCGCCGCGGCGCCGCGTATGCGCTGCACGTAAGCCCGCGCCTGATCGTCCAGCCTGTCGGCGTGCTCCAGCGCCAACGCCTCGGAAAAGCCGTCGACCACACGCAATGGCGCACGCAGGTCGTGCGAGACCGACGACGTGAACGCTTCCAGCTCCTTGTTGGCGGCTTCGAGTTGTGCGGTCCGTTCTCTCACCCGGCGTTCGAGCTCGGCATTCAACCGACGCAGGCCGGCTTCGGCCAGGGTACGGTCGGTGACGTCGACGCCGGAGCCGACGATGTAGGCGACCCGCCCGGCTTCGTCCACCAGCGGGCCGAGAAACAGATCGACGACCATGACCCTGCCGCTGCGCAGGCGGGTCTCGACGTCGCCCCGCCAGCTCACACCGCCGGCGGCCTGCCCGATCCCCGCGCGCACGCGCGCAACTACCGCGGCCGAGTGACCGATCTCCGGAAGCCCGTCGAGAACCCGACCGCGCAAGTCCTCGTGTCCACCCCCGGCCACAGCCAACCAGGGCTGATTGCCTTCGAGGATACGACCGTCCAGATCCAACAGGGCGACGAAGATCGAAGGCCCGAGTCCGTCCAGCACACTGCGCAAACGCTGCTCGCTCGCCCGCAAAGCACTCGCCCACTGCGCCCGCTCGGTGGTGTCCTCGATGATCGCCAACGTTCCATGCACGTCCCCGGCGCGGCCGAGCAACGGCACGATCTGCATGCGAACGACCGACTCCCTTCCCCAGTACGAGCGGTACGGCGCTTCCACCTGCGTCGACACCTTCTCGACGATCGTGCGTTCGAAGACGGCGCTGATGCCGGCCTCGCGCAGGTTGGGCAGACTCAGGACGTTGAACTGCCTGGTCGCCTCCTCGCTCGGCGAGCCGAGGATCCGCAGTGCGGCCGGGTTAGCGCCGGTCACCTGACCACTGGCATCCGTCCTGACGATACCGATCGGCGCCTGCTCCACCAGTAGCGCCAGCAACTGCTGTCGCCCTTCGGCTTCCCTGCGGTCGGTAATGTCCATCAACACCGCTTGCAGCCCGGCCACCTCGCCGTCGCGCACGATCGGGCGACTGGATGTCCGTACCCAGATTGCATTGCCGGACTTCGCAAGCACCCGATACTCGCTCGGCTCCAGGTGACCGGCGATGGTCCGCTGGTAGCTCGCCATCAGCGCGGGCAGATCTTCGGGATGGACGAACTCCGTAAACGACCGGCCGACGATCTCGTCCTGGCAGTATCCGCCGATGCTCTCCACGTTGGGGCTGACGTAAGTGACGTGCCCTGCCGTATCTACCGTGAAGATCACCTCGCTGAGGTTCTCGACCAGCTCGCGGTACCGGATCTCCGATTGTCGCAAAGCCTCCTCGGCCCGCCGGCGCTCGCGGCGCGCCTTGGCTTCGCGCAGCTCGCGCGCCACCGCCGGTGCCAGGCGCGCAAGGCCGTCCTTCATTACGAAATCGCGCGCGCCGGCGCGCATCGCCGCGATAGCCGCCTCCTGGCTGATTTCGCCGGATACGATGATGACGGGCAGGTCGGAACCGTGTCCACGCATCCGTTCCAGCGCTGCCGTGCCGCTGAATTGCGGCATGACGTAGTCGCACAGAACGATGTCCCACTCGCGCTCCGCAAGGGCGGCAGCCAGTGCAGGCGCAGTATCCACGCGTTCCGAAACCGGGGCGTACCCCGCGCGACACAACTCGCGCAGTACGAGCCGCGCGTCATCCTCACAGTCCTCGATCAACAAGACACGCAGCGGCGTACCCATGGAGACTCCCCGGCAGCAACGTCGCCCGGCGGTGCCCCACGTCACCCGGCCCGGACCCGATCACGATAGCACGGTTCGGCACCGAACACCGCGCGCGGCGCTCCGCCGGGCCGGGCCACGGCACACACCCCGGGAAAGCGGGCGCCCCCCGCCCGCGGGCTGTTGAATTCAAGCGCCTGCCACGGAGCGGGCGGGACACCCGCGTTCCCGGGGAGGCGCATCGAGGCTCCGTCGGCGACTTCGCCTTGGCCCGACGGGGCGAGGCGATCCGAGTTGACTTCACCCAAGGCCGTGGATAGAAGCGGCGCGTTTCCGGGCGGAACCGGCTGCGCTCGGCCGGACATTCGACGAGAGGAGACCGGCATGGACGAGTGGCTGTGGGCGAAGCGTGAGGAAGACGACGACGATTGGGATGAGGAAGAGGACGACGCCGACGACGATTTCGACGAAGACGACGACGACCTCGACGACGACGAGGATTGGGACGACGACGACGAGGAGGAGAACTGACCGTTTGGATCGTCGATGCGCGCGGTCGTGCAGCGCGTTGGCAGCGCACACGTTACCATAGGCGGCCGGGTCACCGCCGAAATAGGCGGAGGCCTGGCCGTCCTCCTCGGCGTCGCGGCGGACGACACGACCGACGACGCCGACTGGCTGCTCGGTAAAGTCCTGGACCTCCGGATCTTCGAGAACGAAATCGGGAAGTTCGACCGATCGCTGCGTGACTGCCGCGGCGATCTTCTCGTCGTGTCGCAGTTCACCCTTCTCGCCGACACCCGCAAGGGGCGACGGCCGTCGTTCAGCGATGCCGCCGCACCCGAGACTGCCATCCCGCTTTACGGGCGTTTCGTCGCCGCCGCCCGCGCCGCCGGCGTCCGCGTCGCGACCGGAGAGTTCGGCGCGCGGATGCAGGTCGCCCTCGTCAACGACGGGCCGGTAACGATCGTTCTCGATAGCCGGCGGCCCTGATGCCAATGCCGTTCGCCTGCGCAAGGTCTTGCTCCGTTGTCCTGTCGTTGGGTTGCGGGCGTCGGCCCGCGGCCTGAGGGACCGGGATTCCCCGGGGGTGGGTCGCTTGTTCTTGTTGCGACGGGTATTGTGTAAGGCTCTTGGAATACCGGCTGGAGGGATAATGCCGGGGGCGGGCTTCTACTCGATTCACACGGCAAAGCTCAGGTTTGGGGCCGACGGTATCTGGTATGCCGACGACGAGCCCGTCACGCACCCGCGCCTGGCGCGCCTCTTCAGCCGCTACGTCAGGCGCAAACCGGACGGCGGCAGCTACGAGGTCTGGATCGACGAACGCTACCATGCCGACGTCGAGGTCTCCGACACTCCGTTTGTCGTTACCGCGGTGGAGACCGACCCGGAGGGCCGGATCTGGATAGATCTCAACGACGGCACCACCGAACTGCTC is part of the Candidatus Binatia bacterium genome and encodes:
- a CDS encoding PAS domain S-box protein, translating into MGTPLRVLLIEDCEDDARLVLRELCRAGYAPVSERVDTAPALAAALAEREWDIVLCDYVMPQFSGTAALERMRGHGSDLPVIIVSGEISQEAAIAAMRAGARDFVMKDGLARLAPAVARELREAKARRERRRAEEALRQSEIRYRELVENLSEVIFTVDTAGHVTYVSPNVESIGGYCQDEIVGRSFTEFVHPEDLPALMASYQRTIAGHLEPSEYRVLAKSGNAIWVRTSSRPIVRDGEVAGLQAVLMDITDRREAEGRQQLLALLVEQAPIGIVRTDASGQVTGANPAALRILGSPSEEATRQFNVLSLPNLREAGISAVFERTIVEKVSTQVEAPYRSYWGRESVVRMQIVPLLGRAGDVHGTLAIIEDTTERAQWASALRASEQRLRSVLDGLGPSIFVALLDLDGRILEGNQPWLAVAGGGHEDLRGRVLDGLPEIGHSAAVVARVRAGIGQAAGGVSWRGDVETRLRSGRVMVVDLFLGPLVDEAGRVAYIVGSGVDVTDRTLAEAGLRRLNAELERRVRERTAQLEAANKELEAFTSSVSHDLRAPLRVVDGFSEALALEHADRLDDQARAYVQRIRGAAARMGQLIDDLLTLARVSHRHLDLTRVELGRLAHWIAGELQRSDPERRVTFAIADDVEVRGDARLLRVALENLLGNAWKYSSKHPTARIEFGVRWEDGGAVYFVRDDGAGFDMHYADKLFVAFQRLHGSEFEGTGIGLATVARIIHRHGGRIWAEGAVEQGATVYFTLPNAEP
- the dtd gene encoding D-aminoacyl-tRNA deacylase; translation: MRAVVQRVGSAHVTIGGRVTAEIGGGLAVLLGVAADDTTDDADWLLGKVLDLRIFENEIGKFDRSLRDCRGDLLVVSQFTLLADTRKGRRPSFSDAAAPETAIPLYGRFVAAARAAGVRVATGEFGARMQVALVNDGPVTIVLDSRRP
- a CDS encoding DUF1285 domain-containing protein — protein: MPGAGFYSIHTAKLRFGADGIWYADDEPVTHPRLARLFSRYVRRKPDGGSYEVWIDERYHADVEVSDTPFVVTAVETDPEGRIWIDLNDGTTELLDAASVAVGRDNVLYCMVKNGSERARFLRAAYYHLAGAIEEVAAGDLRLRCGETKHPIGRI